The DNA segment attttttaataatttcaatttcattaagTCTATGGATATAACCTAAATTATTTGTCATTTATCAATCATAAACAAATAATTGTAATTCTTACCTTTTGAAATtagtttttaaatttatttctcTAATTTAAAATCAGTAAATGGATATCAAAAGTCAATTGAAAGAAGCTAGGGAAGCGATCAAAACTAAGGATTTTAATAAATCGATTAAAATATGTAGGGTAAGTATAGATGATAATACTTGCGATACATATTTTGCCTCATTCGATCGTAGAACGTTCTTAATGAAGATGAAGATAATTATATAGCCTTAGTCTTTTTGGGGCTCTCTATCCAAGAAACAGCCCCTTCAGAGGAGAGTGAAAAGGCTTTTCGAAGAGCTATTGATATCAATCCGGAAAACTTACTAGCATGGAATGGATTGgcaaattattttgaaaaaatagacaCCACTGAAGCCAGATTAGAACTGATTAAAATATACACCTTCTTAGTTGGAAAAGAAACGTAATCTATCGAGTAGCAGACTATTGATAACATTGTTCATGCAATAATTTTTCAGGACTGAAAAGAAACTGATAGAATATTGTGAAAAGTTATGTAGCCTTTACAAAtatactaatgttgaagagatATGCAGGGTTATATATGATAAAGTAGAGAGTGGCAGTTTTTCAGAATCTGCTTTGACCAATAGTAGATCATCTTTGGCCAATATTCTAAAACAAACTAATGAACTCTCTGATGATATCCTTGAAGTAGTAAgtacattcaattattctctaCGATATGAAATAGATGATTTCCAACAATGAGTGCTGTACTCTTAACTTGTTCAGGAGCGGTAACTAGTACTTCTTCAGatagtttattgaaaacggctggAGGATGTTCTTGTTCAAGGTTGTTCAGGTTGTTTCACACAAAGTGACAACTAGAAGTATCTAGAGAACTGAATAAGgttttcttctgaaaatttgtGGATCATTATGAATGGCTGGGAATCTGGCCTGGGAATATTCGTGTCTCGGTGAAACTTCCTGTTACACTGAAAAATGAatcaatttttgttatttcaaatggaacacctatatttcaatacatttttggatTCCACACAAAATTTGAACTACAGTTTATTTAAACTGCAACTTCGAGGTTCTGGagatattaattaatttttttcaaatttaacttAATGACAGTCTCAAATGAATTGTTAAATTCCTACTGACAAAACTTACAAAGTTGAGAATTTTACTATTCTCAGAGAATATCAAGATTCAACTTGTGGTCTAAATTAAACAGAATGTTTTTTGGGGAAGTTCAAATACAACACCCTGTATTCCAATAGATCATTGATGGGACGAATAAATCTGTCTAACAATGCTTCACCCTATACCTtaatctgaaaacaaagaaaTGTTTTACTTTAGGGTCAATATGCTAGAGACAGCAATGGAAATGCATTTTTTCAGGCTATTGAGTTAATGTTAATGTTAATTAAGtaacattttcattttgtttcattttagtAGGACTTACATCCAGTtttataataaaattcaaaatccctttaagcttaaagcttccttgtCAAGTTTTAAAATAAGAGACTTCAAATTTGATCACGAAATTAGCTCTAAATGAGACTTGGAAATTGAAGGGgcttaaaattaaagggactgcaaaatttattatgaaactggccctTAGAATAATGTTTCTAATTTTTCTTTGAGCAAGAGTAAAAAAAAtagtaataaataataattacaCTATATTAGAAGCTTTATCACCCTCACAAGAACGTTCACAACATTTCATAATATGaagttttttcaaaatgggtTCAAGAATCGCCCCTTAAATATTAagatgtaacaccctgtatggtattaactgaaaaaaaagattcatttATATTATTCAAAACTCATATCAACATAATTTTCAGTATGAAGATATTCTTAGTAGTCTCATAAGCAATAATGAGACTGTAACAACAGATTATTATTCCCAATATTTAATGGTCCTCTATAAGCAGAAGAAGTACGAGAGGCTTCTCACTCATGTGATAAAAATGTAcaaaatatttcctgaagatATAACATCAATGAATTGGATATGTCAACTTTATAATGAGTTATATGTAGAGAAAAAACCTTGTGTCATATCGGAATTTGTGAACATTGAAAATGTTTACAAAGATCTGTTAGTTTTGGAACCTGTTAATGCTATGGGGATTTTTACAAAAGCGATATGTGATGTAGAAAGCGGAGAATATATTGAAgctaaaaataaattgaatacagGTAAGAAAAGAGGAAAGAAATCTCCTCCTTTATTTTGTCGTAACATTAGTTGAAATCCTGTATACAGTAGCCACCAAAATATTGAACCTACTTTGGAAATAGGGAGAGCATGTATCTCATTATAACACTTGGATTCTCATGATGTTTTCTTGTAGTTGTTTCCATGAAGTCAAGTCTTTCACATGCTTGGATTCTTCTGACAAGAGTCAATATTATGCTTCATTCCTATGATGACGCTGCAGAGTCAGCAAAGTTTGCCGTCAAACTAATCAAGTCACCTAAAAATTCTTGTGATGAGCATGTAAGAAGAGATTGTGAAACCATGTACTTGGAGGCTTTATCTAGATCTTCTGAGAGTTGTCATTGGGAGAAGGCAATAGAACTTTATGAAAAGGTGAATGATTTCTCATAGTATGTACTATGACCTTATTTCAAGAAGAACTTTATAACATAGTCATTCAAATGTTTCACTACTTTTCTCTGTGAGTAATGCAAATTTCCAAGATTTATTATGTCAATTTTTCGAATGACATTTTAGTTCCCTGCCTATCGATTCTCAACATTATCTTTTTTTTGAGGAGAAAAATGTTCAAGCTCCTCAAATTGTTTAAGTTTCTAGTTCCATCAGGTTATAATAAAGTGTGAACTAATTTTATTCCATCAAACAGAAAGGAGTTTTAATGTGAATTTCAATTAAACGTAATTTTTTTAGCTGGATGAAAAATCCAAGGAGCTGTGCCTTCCTCATTACACCAGGGCAAACATCAAGTTGGGTAATATGGTGGAAGCTAAACGTTCAATAACTCAGATGGAAAGGTCGGACAAAAGCGAAGATGATTTTTCCGGAATTCTTAGGGCGCAGTTATTGAGAAAGCAGAACCATCATCTTCTTGCTTTGGAAGTTTTGAACAAAAAGGCGATTCAAACTCCTGAGTGGTTTTTGGAGCTGGGGGTCACGCATTTCGAACTTGGAGAGTTCGATAAATGCTTGCTGCCTTTCTTGAAGGtgagaatttcaaatttcaaaagatTTTGTGTTATATTTTGCAGTTTGAAATCTGAATCTGAATGAAATGAGTATGatcaattcatttttcaatggatTGTCCATTCCAAATTGCAATTGTGATGTAAATTTAATAATATGGATTTACTTCCAGGCAGCAAAAAATGATCCGAATAATTATTATTCCTTCTTTTATCTTGGAAGGTGCTATTGtgagatgaaacaatataatAAAGCCAGAAGATGTTATGAGAGGTCATACAAGCTATGTCCTACCTTCAGTAATGCAGCACTGGAACTGAGCAAAATCTATAGGATACTCAAGAACTGGGTGAGTaaatttcatgtaatttttGCTCTAGAAAGGCAGTCAAGTGTTTTAATTAATGAAGTTATTAGTGTAATTATACTTcaatgtataaaaaaatataacggtAAAATACATtagtaaatatttttcattttaggaTGCCAATACAGCACTTTTGCAAACAATAACAAAGAATGTAATCAATAAGCAAAACATATGGGCTTGGATGCAGATGGGTCTAAATTTGATGGAACAGGGCGAGTACAATCAAGCGATTCAACACCTGAGATTGGTATCAAGAGTAGACGAAGCTAATGCGTGAGTTTGATATGTTACCATtgcattttttcaatgataaacTAAATAATCAACATTatcgaatacatttttgaaaaataacatttttcaatttgttcatgatgaaaatgattgaaattttcttctcctTGGGAAGTCGAAGGTTAAATGAGCAGATTTTGGTTCATTACTACCTGTGGCACATTATGTTAGAGCTTGTAGAGAATTCTTTACAATTATTTAAGGAAAAGCTAGGAAAAATGGACTTATTCACGATTGTTTTAATATTCAGAATTAAAATGAGATACCTATCATGAAATCTATTGTTTATGACAATAAACCAAAAACTATTGATAACACACtattataaattttcaaagatgtacTTATAATGACTATGTAAAGCGTAATGAAAGACATACTGAACAATTTTTATagacgaaattaattcagacatATGACACCTGCCCATATGATTCAACAAatattacgatctgaatcgaactagtaAACCACACTCACTCAAAGTAATTACAGAAATTCCATTTTGTTGAGGAAGAGTacatgctgaccatggttttttctataaaaatctgttaccaaaaattcaaaatactttttgtacaatggggaattctcctcaatttgggttatcactgcatatgaaagtttaaacattatgagtttcattcatgaatttttcaaattcaccacgGAAACCATTCAAAATCAATCCAACCCcaaaatatggggttttaaaatttaaatcgctttgtttcaagtttacgatttggcaacagcgcctactagaaaataaaaagaacaatgtccgatcatcTTGTTTATAAAATGACAGCAGtttatttacagccatcataaggcgcctTCTTACTgccgagcctcaacagcaaccggccataaaaatcgcataaaattttacgaggtttctcgttcgtcgcagacctCATAGacagctttgagtattcaattaataattaatactcaagatagacagccatctttgtctatctcatcaatataatgtatttgttgtcctttattatcaacgcatatttcagtcgacgttGCCAGCTTGTGTAATCGACATAAATCGCTTTAAATttaaaatacccatttttatttttcatttttaagtacttaaaataatttttttttgggaaacagttgaaatggttattttagAATGTAACGTTTCAAggatatttcttaaaaaatacgtcattttgtcagaaggagtattccctattgtttcCTTATTCAATTCTTATGAGCTTAATTTTTTTAGTCATTGTTGGGAAGCTTTGGCTGATGCATATTTATATAAAGGGGCATATACTTCAGCACTGAAAGCCTATGAACGAGTTCTGGAAATCTCAGGTGATGCTCTATATCCAGCACTCCAAATCGCCCTCATCAAAAAAGTAATTTCTTTAATAACCCAATGATGTTCAATCATGATTCCAGTTTTTGTCGTTTTCAGGATTTGGGTCATTTCCATGATGCAATGCAAGATTTTGAAGCACTTCTATGTAAGAATAAAAAATGTATATTAACTTTAACTGGGTTGGCCGAAACTTGTTTGAAAAGAGCTGCTGAATGTGTTATGGAACAAAGACTTGGAACTGCCAGAGATTGTGCTCAGTATGGAGTTGAAGCAGTTTCAAGGTAGAAAGTTGAGTTATATAAAAACGACCCTCTGATTTGGGTCGGTTGTTATGTTACAAAGTGGAAATTTGGCGTTCCATTCATGAAATTTggtgattcattcattcaaattgttttttttttctatctatTCAACAGGGCAATTCAACAAGGCAGTGAAATATCTTGTCTCTGGAAAATACTTGGTGACTGTTGCATTCTGGTTGCACAATTGCCTGAAAAATATTGTTGTTTGATGATAATGAGAGCAATTGACGAACCAAATCAAGATGATGGCGACAAAATTTTAGAAAAGGAAGACTTATTGCAACTTGCTGTTAggtatgttgaaatatttacatagtttacataatttttatGTGATATCATTACATTtgaagtacgggactgtggaaggcaAAGCCAGCCTGTATATGTATGTCCATTTTATGTTGAAATACCCTATATATACTATTGACTAAGCTTGTTCTCAAGATCTTATACATATGTAACTTGATGGTTTCTAGGACAAGGTACAGGGTCTTTATAAATTAATGTAACATCGTGGTAGGCGTCAACTTTGAAATTGAATGATTTATAGTTCGAAACCTTTCAGTAAGAAGCAGAACACTAAAGCAGTATAATTCAAAGCCAACCTCCCACACCCTATATTTTGGGATTCGATAATATGTCCTATTTGCACTTTTCTTCTGTTTTTGTCATTGTATTTTTTTGAGTATCTTCTAAGAGAGCCAAGATAAATTAATTCTTCCATTCGCTCAAGCTACAGTTTCATAAAAGTTGTTTTCGGCGTATTTTCCGTTTAATGTTTCTATGAGCTACAATGCCTTCATTGACTTAGAGGCCGATGTTAAACATTTCAGTTTTTACATCCAGGAAACACCCCCACTataaaaatgacagtttttaCAGGTTCAATTGTTACAACTAGCGttcgttatttttttcattttcaggtgTTATTGTAAGGCAATTGTACTGACTGAAAACAACGATCTGCTCTGGCATGATCTAGCTGTCGCTTACCATCATCAAGCTAAGCATTCAGAGGATAAGGAAACGATCAATGAAATCTTGACCAGAGCCCAAGCTATTTTACAACAGTGTATTTCCAAGAATCCTTCCTATTGGCAACATTGGAATCTATTGGGAATTGTTGCAATGACTAAAGGTAacctattcaaaaatatttgaattttaattcaaaataatattaatataattgGAATATCCTACTAATTTTCATTATAAGAACATGTTTTTTATGCTAAAATGATTTTCACCATACATGTTTCGCTATCaaagtagcatcttcaggttggTGAACAAGTATACCTTttcctaataataataatctttatcTATGCATTGCCTCCCACTATGCTAGTCAATTTGAAAACGTAAACTAATCTAACTCATATAAACCATTAATACCAAAATTGTTAAGTATGCCATCATTTTTAATATCACAAAGTTCACTATCCCCAGTCGAATTTTTCCAATGATATTTTCTTGTGGTCGAGGTGATAGAATAAAAGAGACATTTCCTTACCTAACTCTTTCAGATCCTCCTAACTATGCACTGGCTCAGCACGCTTTTATAAAAGCTGTCACAGCAAATCGTAATAGTTACATTTCATGGACCAATTTGGGCGTCTTATATCTGAAGTTGGAGAATATTTTGTTGGCAAATCAGGCATTTGGGCAGGCTCAAAGATCAGATCCTAATTATATCCAGAGTTGGATTGGACAAGTAAGCGTTACCTGCTTTTTCATACATTTTGGAGCGAGGTCGACAATCTGAGTCAGAAAAGAAAGAGTTCTTATAGAAACTTGAAGTATCATaacttacaattttttttcacttatgAAATAGGTTCTTGtaatatgtatttttatttgcacTATTTATAATTTGTTTCGGTCGTGTTTGATTGTACTCAGATTGTATAGAAATATACACAGTAACCCAACAAAAAGGCCACTATAACTGTACATGTTGTGATGATTTATAGTCACTATGCTCAGAATTTGTGCTGgagaatatcaattttttcgcAGGGTATTTTAGCTGAGATATTGGATCAGGGTGACGAGGCAATGGATTTGTTCAGGCACAGCACAGATCTAGGTTTTCACCCACAAGGTGCTCTGGGATATGGACATTGGGTGTGCAGAAAACTGATGCAATCGCCAATGACCTCAAATTCCCATGCCATTGATGACTTACATGCAATACCAGTGGCTTGCGATGCTCTTACTTGGTATACCCGTGAgtataaattgaaattatcaacAGTGTTATTTCCCAAATATAAGTATTTGGTAAGAAGACTTGCCTATGTTCGTTTTTTATTGCTTTTGTCACTCTTTTTCAtattagagagatatggaagcatccttaacgtcatgcggtaataacgtcaagcgctaataacgttacgacgcatgcgtatttccattttcagaatagcgggcggtattaacgttaccgcatgccgtaatttacgggtggataacgttgaacgttatcgtaatttacgttgttttcttgccttgcGCATTACTATTTTTCCGTTTGTTTTGACAGAAATAGGTTATGTTTTGAAACATGGGCCTCTTAATTGACATTgagacgaattttttttaagaGAATAGAAGCAGAAGAGACGAAATGAGTTCCTCA comes from the Coccinella septempunctata chromosome 2, icCocSept1.1, whole genome shotgun sequence genome and includes:
- the LOC123307804 gene encoding tetratricopeptide repeat protein 37; this encodes MDIKSQLKEAREAIKTKDFNKSIKICRNVLNEDEDNYIALVFLGLSIQETAPSEESEKAFRRAIDINPENLLAWNGLANYFEKIDTTEARLELIKIYTFLVGKETTEKKLIEYCEKLCSLYKYTNVEEICRVIYDKVESGSFSESALTNSRSSLANILKQTNELSDDILEVYEDILSSLISNNETVTTDYYSQYLMVLYKQKKYERLLTHVIKMYKIFPEDITSMNWICQLYNELYVEKKPCVISEFVNIENVYKDLLVLEPVNAMGIFTKAICDVESGEYIEAKNKLNTVVSMKSSLSHAWILLTRVNIMLHSYDDAAESAKFAVKLIKSPKNSCDEHVRRDCETMYLEALSRSSESCHWEKAIELYEKLDEKSKELCLPHYTRANIKLGNMVEAKRSITQMERSDKSEDDFSGILRAQLLRKQNHHLLALEVLNKKAIQTPEWFLELGVTHFELGEFDKCLLPFLKAAKNDPNNYYSFFYLGRCYCEMKQYNKARRCYERSYKLCPTFSNAALELSKIYRILKNWDANTALLQTITKNVINKQNIWAWMQMGLNLMEQGEYNQAIQHLRLVSRVDEANAHCWEALADAYLYKGAYTSALKAYERVLEISGDALYPALQIALIKKDLGHFHDAMQDFEALLCKNKKCILTLTGLAETCLKRAAECVMEQRLGTARDCAQYGVEAVSRAIQQGSEISCLWKILGDCCILVAQLPEKYCCLMIMRAIDEPNQDDGDKILEKEDLLQLAVRCYCKAIVLTENNDLLWHDLAVAYHHQAKHSEDKETINEILTRAQAILQQCISKNPSYWQHWNLLGIVAMTKDPPNYALAQHAFIKAVTANRNSYISWTNLGVLYLKLENILLANQAFGQAQRSDPNYIQSWIGQGILAEILDQGDEAMDLFRHSTDLGFHPQGALGYGHWVCRKLMQSPMTSNSHAIDDLHAIPVACDALTWYTQMNPYDSCSWNMLGILRERMGLISGAAEAFRKALNLSTEKYSDFARINFGRVLNKLGLYKEAIKICSDVQESSFNSGIWYALALYKDNQFQEASSIYLAIVQYLAKEATVGDVIACMAIITYGLGEPDLAKKAIVESFNKRLPTARVMYALIALGVLQKDSPLIPMTLKQVEVLEDVPQSIEDFISLLSYVHMFQGNHAKAIRKTSELVHLLPGNSDLWLTLALTLLYSLKQMKSPSSHKEAAYNAANVALKLRKAKTTHKNVSKILCTISVSSLLIRNYRSALVAAQKAVFCTPNAKESWVVLNDSLEHFPEKRKYFEMSHDVLYSSYDDFDHIRGNTIF